A region of Zeugodacus cucurbitae isolate PBARC_wt_2022May chromosome 5, idZeuCucr1.2, whole genome shotgun sequence DNA encodes the following proteins:
- the LOC105219619 gene encoding uncharacterized protein LOC105219619: MAQTSQRTNKQLTTLTVLMLTVLTVLTQMPGKSAAAAIGGAKMHNNNAKITLPALNAAEALSNQQSAVFQQLIDSTAGAERGRRKRLRKRHNNNMRLSTLAGATNEADAALEWVNPCGYEKFNNAAAATASINNVMDKKKLMKDLRRGLRAENTAVNALHTIDIDDMTSFRLHNLKYKFLPTLNGTAKIELHHWHRAMQKFVASFTELGVKQYRYDIKTLQIVSATTRELNALLLSARRSLCELESVILAINPQAKIRTITRDEMQKKLNFHSKDQALVDKEGVSSFDLRFAKQRYHKYVQHMLQILRRQLKAALKKTGGRAAAKSVASYSDESNYSQLLELNDFAGYDMSAQASHGVSEELLLAA, translated from the exons ATGGCGCAAACAAGCCAACGAACCAACAAACAGTTAACAACATTAACAGTATTAATGTTAACAGTGCTAACAGTATTAACACAAATGCCGGGAAAAAGTGCAGCGGCCGCCATTGGTGGCGCtaaaatgcacaacaacaatgctaaaATAACATTACCGGCGTTAAACGCCGCCGAAGCGCTCAGCAATCAACAAAGCGCCGTCTTCCAACAGCTTATCGACAGCACGGCAGGTGCAGAACGCGGACGCCGAAAGCGACTGCGCAaacgacacaacaacaatatgcgcTTAAGTACCTTGGCAGGTGCGACCAACGAAGCCGATGCGGCACTTGAGTGGGTGAACCCATGCGGTTATGAAAAGTTTAATAACGCGGCGGCGGCGACGGCGAGCATCAACAATGTGATGGACAAAAAGAAGCTGATGAAAGACCTTAGGAGAGGGCTACGTGCAGAAAATACAGCAGTTAATGCGCTGCACACAATCGATATCGATGATATGACCAGCTTTCGgttacacaatttgaaatacaaatttctgCCAACACTGAATGGGACAGCCAAA ATTGAACTCCATCACTGGCATCGCGCCATGCAAAAATTTGTTGCCTCCTTCACCGAATTGGGTGTAAAACAATATCGTTACGATATCAAAACCCTGCAAATTGTCAGCGCCACCACACGCGAACTCAACGCCTTACTGCTCAGCGCACGTCGTTCACTCTGCGAATTGGAAAGCGTCATACTCGCCATAAATCCACAAGCGAAAATACGCACCATAACACGCGATGAAATGCAAAAGAAGCTGAATTTCCATTCGAAAGATCAGGCGCTTGTCGACAAAGAGGGTGTCAGCTCGTTTGATTTGCGTTTCGCCAAGCAGCGTTATCACAAATACGTGCAACATATGTTGCAAATTTTGCGTCGTCAACTGAAAGCGGCGTTGAAGAAGACGGGCGGCCGTGCGGCAGCCAAATCGGTAGCCAGTTACAGTGATGAAAGCAACTACAGTCAATTGTTGGAGTTGAACGATTTCGCGGGCTATGATATGTCTGCGCAAGCGTCGCACGGTGTGAGTGAGGAGCTGTTGCTGGCAGCGTGA